One window from the genome of Thalassospira xiamenensis M-5 = DSM 17429 encodes:
- a CDS encoding OmpA family protein yields MQLRPSFICAIGGIALLSACSSVDNSGTAVPYGGNPFTYGNSVNGAITGAEPSTAFGKALKAEYIAYAQREADEWYDFFDADFFAKKAGKVAENETILPEDPANWRFDAEEIAQKRAVRDELIALLDDGKREAKPDTAAIAQARFDCWIEESEEGWQTDLISQCWKDFEAAMSELRAEEPKEMAPEPVAAAPRLFTIFFDFDSTAITPVSERVLDAAAEQWASSMSNVTVVGHTDASGAASYNQGLSERRASSALSELTKRGVKGDMVDSEAVGESDLLIPTPDGVREPRNRRVTISID; encoded by the coding sequence ATGCAGCTTCGTCCGTCTTTTATCTGTGCTATCGGGGGCATCGCCCTTCTTAGCGCGTGTAGCAGTGTCGACAACTCGGGTACGGCAGTCCCGTATGGCGGTAACCCGTTTACTTACGGTAACTCCGTGAATGGTGCGATTACCGGCGCGGAACCTTCAACCGCGTTTGGCAAGGCGCTTAAAGCCGAATATATCGCATACGCACAGCGTGAAGCCGATGAATGGTACGATTTCTTCGACGCCGACTTCTTTGCGAAGAAAGCAGGCAAGGTCGCTGAAAACGAAACGATTCTTCCGGAAGATCCGGCCAACTGGCGTTTTGACGCCGAAGAAATCGCACAGAAGCGCGCAGTTCGTGATGAACTGATCGCTCTTCTTGACGATGGCAAGCGTGAAGCAAAACCGGATACGGCCGCAATTGCGCAGGCTCGTTTCGATTGCTGGATCGAAGAAAGCGAAGAAGGTTGGCAGACCGATCTGATCAGCCAGTGCTGGAAAGATTTCGAAGCCGCAATGTCAGAATTGCGTGCGGAAGAGCCGAAAGAAATGGCACCGGAACCGGTTGCAGCCGCGCCGCGTCTGTTCACCATCTTCTTCGACTTTGACAGCACCGCGATCACCCCGGTTTCCGAGCGTGTTCTTGATGCCGCTGCCGAGCAGTGGGCGTCGAGCATGAGCAACGTGACCGTCGTTGGCCATACCGATGCGTCGGGTGCGGCTTCTTATAACCAGGGTCTGTCGGAGCGTCGTGCTTCTTCGGCACTGTCAGAGCTGACCAAACGTGGTGTTAAAGGCGACATGGTTGACAGCGAAGCTGTTGGCGAGAGCGATCTGCTTATCCCGACTCCGGATGGTGTTCGTGAACCGCGTAACCGTCGCGTGACCATCTCGATCG